The DNA region GCCGCGCTGCTGCTCGGTGCCGGCCTGGGCTGGGGGCGGCAGCTCGCGCGGGCGGGAGTCACGGGCGCGGCGCTGGGATTGATGCTCCTCGGAACCGTGCTCGGCCTCGCGCTCGTCGCCGGAGCGTTTCTCGCCGGCCATGACCTGCCGCTCGTGCTCGGAGTGACCGGGGCGCTGGCAGGCGCGGTGTGGGGCCTTTTTCATCAGGACTCCGATTGAATCCGGTATTCAGCGTAAGACACTCCGAGCAGGAGAAAAGCGCGTTCCGGGCGTGGTGGGTCCAAACTGGCTTGCTCCCGGCTTGAACACGGCACAAACGGAAGGCGTATCCGGCGGGCCAGTGCCCCGGTCAGAATTTCTCCCCGCTAGAATCGGGCGCATGAGGCCCGCCTACCTGTCTGCCGCCCGCCACCTGCAACTGGGGCGTGAGTACGCGGTCGAGGGCGAAGGCCGCCGGGCGCTGCGGGCCTACCAGGACGCGCTCGACCTGCTGCGCACGCTGCCACCCGAGCGCACCCGCGACGTGCTGCTCGCACACATTCACCTCGCCTTCTACCAGACCCTCACCCTGGGCGGTGACACACGGGCGGGACAGACCCACCTGCACCTCGGCGTGAGTTACGCACGCACCACCCGCGATCCCCTGGCCCGCGCAATTGCCGAAGAATGCCTCAGCGGGCTCGAAACGGTGCTGTAGCGCCCGGCCTTTGGCGGGTTAGCCCTGAAGCTCGGTTCGGCCCAGTTCCTCGGGCCGCTCGGCCAGCACGTCGATCAGGGCCGTGACCACCTGAGGATCGAAGTGTTCACCGCTTGCCTGGCGGATGTACCCCAGCGCCTCCTCCGGCGCCCAGGCCGGCTTGTAGCGCCGCGCGCTGATCAGGGCATCGAACACGTCGCAGGCGCTGAAGATGCGCGCCGGCAGGGGGATGGCCTCGCGCCGCAGCCCCGCCGGGTAGCCGCCCCCGTCCCAGCGCTCGTGGTGCGCCCCGATCACGTCGAGCACCGTCTGGCGCACGAAGGGAAGCTGTCCGGCGAGCCGCACGCCTTCACGCACATGGCCCTGCATCCGCTGGCGCATGTCTGAGGTCAGCGGGCCGTCGCACAGCAAGATCTCGTCGGGCAGGCCGATCTTGCCGAGGTCGTGCAGGTACGCGCCCCAGCGCAGGTCGCGCAGTTCTGCGTCTCTCAGGCCCAGGCGCATGCCCAGGCGCTCGGCGAGCCGGGTCACCCGGTCGATGTGCCCCTGCGCTTCGGCGTCGCGGGCCTCGAGCGAGAGCCCCAGCGCCCGCAGCGCCCCCTCGTGCGCCGCCAGCTCCCGGTCCCGCAGTTGTAAGCGCGCGGTGAGGACCGTGACCAGACCGCTCACCCCACCGATCACGAGGCGTTCCTGGGCGGTCCACCCGTGGGGAGCCGGGCTGTAGGCCACCAGGACCCCGACGAGCGCGCCGCCCGCATCCTGAACCGGCGCCGCGAAAAGCGCACGCACGCCGAGGTCGCCGAGCTGACCCACCACCGGATCACCGAGCGTGTCCACGAAATCCAGGGGGCCGGCCTCCCGACGCAGCGCCTCGAGCAGCGGCAGATGAGCGGGGATGTCGCGCAGGAATGGCGTCTGGCAGCCCTGAAGCGGGCACTGCCCCACCCAGCAGCGCAGCGCGTGGGCCAGCGCCTCGTCGCTCCA from Deinococcus reticulitermitis includes:
- a CDS encoding HD-GYP domain-containing protein, which gives rise to MNSDELHHVTLELLQVALQAPDLDTALLPVLGALVQHTAAVGAGYFQWSDEALAHALRCWVGQCPLQGCQTPFLRDIPAHLPLLEALRREAGPLDFVDTLGDPVVGQLGDLGVRALFAAPVQDAGGALVGVLVAYSPAPHGWTAQERLVIGGVSGLVTVLTARLQLRDRELAAHEGALRALGLSLEARDAEAQGHIDRVTRLAERLGMRLGLRDAELRDLRWGAYLHDLGKIGLPDEILLCDGPLTSDMRQRMQGHVREGVRLAGQLPFVRQTVLDVIGAHHERWDGGGYPAGLRREAIPLPARIFSACDVFDALISARRYKPAWAPEEALGYIRQASGEHFDPQVVTALIDVLAERPEELGRTELQG